GAGCGATCCCCTCTGGCTTTTCGCGCAGCCGGTCGGAACCTTTGACCGCGCCGGACTCTCCAAAGCGCTCGGTACCATGATACAGTCCGATGATATTGCTCTCGTCATTGTCGGCTACCCGCTCAGCGAAAATGGCGAAAAAAACGCCATGACCGGTGTGATTGACCGCTTTCTGGAGACACTTCATGAGGAGTTCCCCCAACTGAGGATTGAAACCCTTGATGAGCACCATTCATCGAAGGATGCACGCAGTATCCTCGTCGCATCCGGAAAATCAAGAAAGGTGCGGCAACAGAAGGGGCGGGTCGACAGCGCAGCAGCCTGTATCCTGCTCAGAGAATACCTTGAAAACCAGGAAAATGAGCGCTAAAGAGGCACACTCCGGAGAGCAGTTCCAATGAAACGTTTTTCCTTTAGCTTTTGGAAGCGGCTTCTGTATCTTTACCATTTTAAGCAACTCTTTACAGGACAACTTCAACCATGCTTGACGTTTTCAAGACAACCGGCGCCCTGCTTGATGGCCACTTCAGGTTGACCTCCGGCCGCCACAGCAATGCCTACTTTCAGTGCGCAAAGGTTCTGCAACATCCGGAACACCTGACGGCAGTATGCAGCAAAATTGCAGAACATTTCACCGGCAAGGGAGTCGAAACGGTCATCTCTCCTGCAATCGGCGGCATTGTGGTTGGCACGGAGGTGGGACGACAGCTCGGTGTCAAAACGATCTTTGCTGAACGCAAGGAGGGGGTTATGTCCATCCGCCGGGGCTTCACGCTGGAACCCGGTGAACGGGTACTGGTTATCGAGGATGTCATCACCACCGGCGGCTCGGTTGCCGAGGTGATTGAACTGATCAAGAGCGCTGGCGCATCACTTGTCGGGGTTGGCTCGGTGGTTGACCGCAGCAACGGACGTGTTAAGCTTGCTGACGACCATTTTTCAGTCCTTTCGATGGAGGTGATCAGCTATACTCCCGAAGAGTGCCCTCTCTGCAAGGAGGGTGTACCAATCGACGCTCCCGGAAGCAGGGCAAACAAGCAAAACTAACGGCATGAGTGTGGATTCACCTATCAGGAGCATCTCATTTATCGGCCTCGGATTGCTTGGCATGTCGCTGTTGCAGGCCATAAAGCGCTCTCCGCTGGCCCTTGAAAGCGATATTTTCTTCCAGGGGTTCGACCCGAACTTTTCTGACGGCGACCGCGAAAGCGTTGAATCGCTTGGAGTTGACCGCTTCACTGATGACAAAAAAACACTCTATCAGGCTGACCTGATCATTCTTTCTGCTCCGGTAGAGA
The DNA window shown above is from Pelodictyon phaeoclathratiforme BU-1 and carries:
- the ruvX gene encoding Holliday junction resolvase RuvX, which produces MRLTPKKRVVAIDYGTKRIGMAQSDPLWLFAQPVGTFDRAGLSKALGTMIQSDDIALVIVGYPLSENGEKNAMTGVIDRFLETLHEEFPQLRIETLDEHHSSKDARSILVASGKSRKVRQQKGRVDSAAACILLREYLENQENER
- the pyrE gene encoding orotate phosphoribosyltransferase produces the protein MLDVFKTTGALLDGHFRLTSGRHSNAYFQCAKVLQHPEHLTAVCSKIAEHFTGKGVETVISPAIGGIVVGTEVGRQLGVKTIFAERKEGVMSIRRGFTLEPGERVLVIEDVITTGGSVAEVIELIKSAGASLVGVGSVVDRSNGRVKLADDHFSVLSMEVISYTPEECPLCKEGVPIDAPGSRANKQN